From Chaetodon auriga isolate fChaAug3 chromosome 10, fChaAug3.hap1, whole genome shotgun sequence, a single genomic window includes:
- the LOC143327150 gene encoding monocarboxylate transporter 2-like, whose translation MSPAAATNLGYTPPDGGWGWAVVFASFISIGFSYAFPKSLTIYFKEIQEYFSVSYSQIAWVSSVMLASMYAGGPVSSILVNRYGSRPVVMVGGVMVSAAMVLASFGTTIMHLYLCVGVIGGLGLAFNLQPALTIIGTYFQVRRPLANGLAMTGSPVILFSLAPLNQFLFDSFGWRGSFLVLGAIVLNCCVAGSLMRPVNKHAQKKPKSEPSKYNGAAAEEAATADAGVQSDNLLPEEKQKESKGQSCMQKFIDPSLFRHRGFLIYLIGNVVMFFGFFAPVVFLAPYAKHLGIDEYSAASLLSIFALVDMFVRPATGLIGNTKWIRPRIQYFFSFAVSYNGVCHLLCPLASGYWGLVVYVIFFGVAFGMVCALLFEVLMDLVGAHRFSSAVGLVTIIECIPVLLGPPMSGALVDIFGEYKYLYYACGVLMLVPGIFFFIMNYYNYKKLEEEQRQSMPVDMRTCEEAVQLKTSQDDKTAHETDG comes from the exons ATGTCCCCTGCAGCAGCAACCAATCTAGGCTACACTCCACCTGATGGAGGCTGGGGCTGGGCTGTCGTCTTCGCCTCTTTCATCTCCATAGGATTCTCCTATGCCTTTCCCAAGTCCCTCACCATCTACTTTAAGGAGATTCAGgaatatttttcagtttcttacAGTCAGATTGCCTGGGTGTCCTCAGTCATGCTCGCCTCTATGTATGCAGGAG GACCAGTGAGCAGCATACTCGTCAACCGCTATGGCAGCAGGCCTGTGGTTATGGTCGGTGGGGTCATGGTTAGTGCTGCTATGGTACTTGCTTCTTTTGGAACTACCATTATGCACCTGTATCTTTGCGTTGGAGTAATTGGAG GTTTAGGTCTTGCCTTCAACCTCCAGCCGGCGCTGACGATCATAGGTACCTACTTCCAAGTCAGAAGGCCACTGGCGAACGGACTCGCTATGACAGGAAGCCCAGTTATTCTTTTCAGTCTGGCTCCTCTCAATCAGTTTCTGTTTGATTCTTTTGGCTGGAGAGGGAGTTTCCTCGTCCTGGGAGCCATTGTTTTGAACTGCTGTGTAGCCGGTTCTTTGATGAGACCAGTCAACAAACATGCTCAAAAGAAGCCGAAAAGCGAACCATCAAAGTATAACGGGGCAGCTGCTGAGGAAGCTGCGACCGCTGATGCCGGTGTGCAATCAGATAACCTTCTGCCTGAGGAAAAGCAAAAGGAGAGCAAGGGTCAGAGCTGTATGCAGAAATTCATAGATCCCTCGCTCTTCAGACACAGGGGCTTCCTCATTTATCTCATTGGTAATGTGGTCatgttttttggctttttcgCGCCTGTGGTTTTTCTTGCTCCGTATGCCAAACATCTAGGGATTGATGAATATTCAGCAGCTTCCTTGCTCTCTATTTTTGCTCTCGTCGACATGTTTGTCAGACCAGCAACTGGCCTCATAGGCAACACCAAGTGGATAAGGCCACGAATCCAGTACTTCTTCAGTTTTGCAGTGTCATACAATGGTGTGTGCCACCTTCTGTGCCCGCTGGCGTCTGGATATTGGGGTCTGGTTGTTTATGTCATCTTCTTTGGTGTGGCGTTTGGGATGGTTTGTGCACTGCTCTTCGAGGTTCTGATGGACCTTGTCGGGGCTCATCGTTTCTCCAGTGCAGTTGGACTGGTCACCATTATTGAGTGCATACCAGTGCTTCTTGGACCTCCAATGTCAG GAGCTCTGGTCGATATTTTCGGGGAATACAAATACTTGTACTACGCCTGCGGAGTGTTGATGCTGGTGCCTGGcatatttttcttcatcatgAATTACTACAACTACAAGAAg